A genomic window from Lotus japonicus ecotype B-129 chromosome 1, LjGifu_v1.2 includes:
- the LOC130729500 gene encoding cytochrome P450 71A1-like: MVSFLHLLLALSLFVFIILFKKSKKPSTLPPGPRGIPIIGNLHQLDTSNLHLQLWNLSKIYGPFFSLQIGLKQAIVISTPKLAQKVLNDHGLHVSSRPPSLGSQKLSYNGLDMIFSPYNDYWREIRKICVVHFFSSKKVSSFSHIRKHEVKEMIKKISGHVCSSKITNLSEIIMSVSSSIICRIAFGRKYDEEGAEKSRFHGLLNETQDIFTSFFISNHIPFLGWIDRLTGLLARLENTHKGLDAFFQEVLNEHLDPNRKKEAEEDDDVVDVMLELQKQGHLSIDLTHNHIKAIMLDLLVAATDTSAATSVWVMTGLMKNPRVMKKAQEEVRNLYGKKDFIDEEDIQKLIYLKAVIKETLRFYAPAPLVPREVNRSFMIDGYEILPKTLVYVNVWAIHQDPEAWEDPEEFYPERFLNNDRDFKGQDFELIPFGAGRRICPGIPMGIATVELITANLVNSFDWEMPTGMTPKDIDIEGLPGLARHKKNHLCLVAKNSM, encoded by the exons ATGGTGTCCTTTCTGCATTTACTTCTAGCTCtttctctttttgttttcattATCCTGTTCAAGAAATCTAAGAAACCATCAACCCTTCCACCAGGTCCAAGAGGCATTCCCATCATAGGTAATCTTCATCAACTAGACACTTCAAATCTCCATTTGCAACTATGGAACCTCTCAAAAATCTATGGCCCCTTTTTCTCCCTTCAAATTGGCTTGAAGCAAGCTATTGTTATTTCCACACCAAAACTTGCCCAAAAGGTCCTCAATGACCATGGTCTTCATGTTTCCAGCAGACCCCCCTCTCTTGGTTCACAAAAGTTATCTTACAATGGATTAGACATGATTTTTTCTCCATATAATGATTACTggagagaaatcagaaaaatTTGTGTGGTCCATTTCTTTAGCTCCAAAAAAGTCTCTAGTTTTTCCCATATAAGAAAACATGAGGTCAAGGAAATGATCAAAAAGATCTCAGGGCATGTTTGTTCTTCCAAAATCACGAACCTGAGTGAGATCATAATGTCGGTCTCCAGCTCTATTATCTGCAGGATTGCTTTTGGGAGAAAGTATGACGAGGAAGGAGCTGAAAAAAGCAGGTTCCATGGGCTTCTTAATGAGACACAGGATATCTTCACTTCCTTCTTCATTTCAAATCACATTCCTTTTCTGGGGTGGATCGATAGACTCACAGGATTACTCGCTCGTCTTGAAAACACTCACAAGGGATTGGATGCGTTTTTCCAAGAAGTCCTTAACGAGCATCTCGATCCTAATAGGAAGAAAGAAGCTGAAGAGGATGACGATGTAGTTGATGTGATGCTTGAGCTTCAGAAGCAGGGTCACCTCTCAATTGATCTCACCCATAATCATATCAAAGCTATCATGTTG GACCTACTAGTTGCAGCAACTGACACAAGTGCAGCCACATCAGTTTGGGTGATGACTGGATTGATGAAGAACCCAAGAGTAATGAAAAAAGCTCAAGAAGAAGTTCGAAATCTTTACGGCAAGAAAGATTTCATTGATGAAGAAGATATTCAAAAGCTTATATATCTGAAGGCAGTGATAAAAGAGACACTGAGATTTTACGCACCAGCACCACTAGTACCGAGGGAAGTGAATAGAAGTTTCATGATAGATGGGTATGAAATACTTCCCAAGACATTGGTATATGTGAATGTTTGGGCGATCCATCAGGACCCTGAGGCTTGGGAAGACCCGGAAGAGTTCTATCCTGAGAGATTCTTAAACAATGATAGAGATTTTAAAGGGCAAGATTTTGAGTTGATTCCATTCGGCGCGGGGCGTAGAATTTGCCCAGGCATACCAATGGGAATTGCCACGGTGGAACTTATTACTGCAAACCTTGTTAATTCATTTGATTGGGAAATGCCTACTGGAATGACACCGAAAGACATAGATATTGAAGGGCTACCAGGACTTGCCCGACACAAGAAGAATCATCTTTGTCTTGTTGCCAAGAACTCTATGTGA